A region of the Conyzicola lurida genome:
TGTTGGAATCGCTGTCCGGCCTGCTCGCCGGGCTCTTCGTCGCCGTGCTCGCCTCGACCGTCGTGTCGACGTCGCTGCCGAAGATCATCTCCGACCTCGGCGGCGACCAGACCGCCTACACCTGGGTGGTCGTCTCCACCCTGCTCGCCACCACGGTGAGCACGCCGATCTGGGGCAAGCTCTCCGACCTCTTCAACCGCAAACTGCTGGTCCAGCTCGCGATCGTCATCTTCGTGGTCGGGTCGGCGCTCGCCGGCCTCTCGCAGGGCACCGACACCCTCATCGTCTGGCGCGTGCTGCAGGGTCTCGGCGCCGGCGGCGTGATCTCGCTCGTGCAGGTGCTGATCTCCGACATCGTGAGCCCGCGGGAGCGCGGCCGCTACGTCGGTCTGCTCGGAGCGGTGCTCGCGGTCGGCACGGCCGGCGGCCCGCTGCTCGGCGGCGTGATCACCGACACGATCGGCTGGCGCTGGAACTTCTACGTGGCGGTGCCGTTCGCGGTGCTCGCGCTCATCCTCATCCAGCGCACCCTCACGCTGCCCAAGCGCCCCAAGCGCAAGGTCTCGATCGACTACTTCGGCGCGGTGCTCATCGCCGCCGGCGTCTCGCTGCTGCTGATCTGGGTGTCGCTCGCCGGCAACCAGTTCGAGTGGGGCTCGCTCACCTCGTGGGTCATGGCCATCGGTGCCGCCGCACTGCTGATCGCCGCCGTCATCGTGGAGATCTCGGTCAAAGAACCGATCCTGCCGATGAACCTGTTCAAGAACCGTAGCTTCACCCTGGTGGTCGTCGCGAGCCTCACCGTCGGTGTCGCGCTCTTCGCCTCGTCGGTGTTCCTCAGCCAGTACTGGCAGCTCAGCCGCGGCGCCAACCCGACCCAGTCCGGCCTGCTCAGCCTGCCGCAGGTCGTCGGCTCGCTCGTCGCCTCCACCGTCATCGGGACGCTCATCAGCCGCAGCGGCAAGTGGAAGCGCTGGATGGTCGTCGGTGCGGCGCTGCTCACCGTCGGCCTCTCGCTGATGTCGACCATCCGGTACGACACCGAGATCGTCTACGTGTCGATCTACCTCGCGCTCATGGGCCTCGGTCTCGGCATGGTCATGCAGAACCTCGTGCTCGTCGTGCAGAACTCGGTCGACGTGCGCCAGGTGGGTGCGGCCAGCTCGGCCGTCGCCTTCTTCCGCAGCCTCGGTGGAACGCTCGGCGTCTCGATCCTCGGCGCCGTCCTCGCCTCGCAGGTCGGCAGCCACATCACCTCGGGCATCTCGAGTATCAGCGCCTCGCCGGCCGAATTGAAGTCGCTCGCCTCGGGTACGATTCCGGACGTGAACTCCCTGTCGACCCCCGTGCGCGTGCTCGTGGAGTCGGCGTACGGCCAGGCGATCGGCGAGATCTTCCTCATCGCCGCCCCGCTCGCGCTCATCACCCTGCTCTGCATCGTCTTCCTGCCGAACGCCGAGCTCGGCACCAAGACCGGCGTGCAGCAGCTCGCCGAGACCGAGGCCGAGCTGGCGCTCAACGTCGCCGGCGGAGAGGCCATCATCCCGACGACGCTCACCCGCCCGGTGCCCGTGGTCGAGAACGCGACGAAGAAGACCGACGATGCCTGATTCCCGGGAATCCGACGCGGCCCGGGAGGCGTTCGCTCTCGACATCGAGGAGGGCGTCGCCGGGCTGTACCGGGCGAGCAAGGCGCGCGTGAAGCGACTGGTCGAGCACCTCGACCCCGACATGCAGACGGCCGGCTACCTCGTGCTGCGCTACGTGATGGCGCACGGTCCGATCCGGGCCGGAGACATCGCGGCGGGACTCACCATGGACAAGAGCGCCGTCAGCCGCCAGCTCACCGTGCTGCGCGACAGCGGCCTGATCGAGGCGCGGCCCGACCCCGAAGACGGGCGCGCGAGCCTCGTCGTCGCGAGCGAGAAGGCCAACGAGCGCCTCGACGAGTTCCGCGTCGACCTCAAGGCCGACTACCAGCGCATCCTCGCCAGCTGGGACGCCGCCGACATCGAGGCGTTCGCCCGGCTTCTCGGCAAGTTCAACGAATCGCGGTAGCTCCTAGTCGCGACCCTCGACGAAGGCCTCGGCGACCCGGTCCCACCACGCGGACGACTCGGCGCGCTTGGCCGCCGCGATCTCGAGGCCGCGGGAGCGGATCGCCGCGCGGTCGTTCCAGACGGCGGATGCCGCGGCCGGCCCCGCGCCGGCCACGAGCTCCGCGGCGGGAACCAGCCCGCGCTGCCCGAAGTTGCCGAGGGCACCCGTGAGCTTCGTGGTGGTGTAGTCGTCGACCGGGATGCCGATCGTCGGCACGCCTCCCGACACGGCGAAGACCGCCGGGTGGTACCTGCTGCTGAGGATCAGTTCCGCGCCGCGGGCGAGAGCCGCGGCATCCACCGAGTGGTTCGGCAGAACCGTCGCGGTCGTCGATGTCATGCGGGCGGCGACCTGCTCGTGGATCACCGTGTCGCCGCGCACCTCGCCCTCGACGAGCGAGCCGAAGTGGGCGAAGAAGATGATCTCGAGGCCGGTCGTCGCGACGATCTCGTCGAGCAGCGCGGCCGTGTGCTCGACGAAGAGCTCGCGCGGCTGGTCGCCGGTGTGCGTCGACAGCGAGACGAGGCAGTAGGGCGACCGGTCGGTGGTCTCGGTGATGCGCTCGGCGAGGAAGCTCGCGTCGTCGACGGTCTTGTTCAGCAGTTCCTCGGGAACCCCGAGCTCGAGGCACAGGTCGTACGAGTCGCTCTCCCGCAGGCCGACGAACTCGGCCGAGGAGAGCAAGCGGGCGACGAGGTCGCGGTCTTCGCCCTCGAGGTGCGGGCCGATGGTCTGGCCCGAGACGACGAGCGGCTTGCCGAGCAGTCGCGCGATCTCGCCGATCGTGCCGCGCTCGAAGATGTGCGACGGCCAGGTCGACGCCATGTTGCCGCCGCCGGAGATGGCCACGCCGTCGCTCGCGCGGATCGCCTCGATTACCGCGAAAGCGCTGTCGCCGGGCTCGAGCAGGCCCTGGTCGCCGGCGGCCGTTCGCAGCACGAGGTCCATGCGCTCGTTGCGCTCGGCCGACGAGGTCTGGGTGCGGAAGCCGATGTTCGGCACCGCGTCGACGCCGTAGCGTTCGGTGGTCTCGGCCGGGTTCGACGAGACCGCCGTGATGTCGCTGATGCCGCGGGCCACCATCTGGTGCACGAGCTCGTCGAACATGGCCTCGTCGCCGACGTGGACCATGTCCTCGAGAACTCCGACGTCACCGATTACAACAATTCGCAACTTCTACTCCGCAGGCGTTGGGGGGTCTCCCGCACGCCGCGGGACCAGACAACGTTAGTCGACCTGAGCTGCCAAGGCGGCGAACGCTTCCTCGAGGACGGATGCCGCATCGTCGATGAGTTCCTCGCTGATCACGACGCTCGGCATGATGCGCATGACCGAGTCCCAGCTACCCGCGTCGAGCACGATGACGCCGTGCGTCGTGGCGTACTTCAGCACGAAGGTCAGGGCTTCGGGGTTGGGCGTCTTCGTGCCGGGCAGTACGAACTCGATGCCGAACATCGCACCCTTGCCGCGCACGTCGCCGACGAAGTCGAAGCGCTCGGCCCAGTCGCCGATGCGCGCCCAGAGCATACGCTCGACGTTCTGCGCGGCCTCGAGCAGGTTGTCGCGCTCGATCAGGTCGAAGACCGCGAGGGCGGCCGCGGTCGAGACCGGGTTGCCGCCGAAGGTGCCGCCGATGCCGCCGGGCTGCACCGCGTCCATGATCTCGGCGCGGCCGGTGACCGCGGCGAGCGGGAAGCCGCCCGCGATGCCCTTCGCCGTGGTGACGAGGTCGGGCACGACGCCGTGGTGCTCGATCGAGTACCACGCGCCGGTGC
Encoded here:
- a CDS encoding MarR family winged helix-turn-helix transcriptional regulator translates to MPDSRESDAAREAFALDIEEGVAGLYRASKARVKRLVEHLDPDMQTAGYLVLRYVMAHGPIRAGDIAAGLTMDKSAVSRQLTVLRDSGLIEARPDPEDGRASLVVASEKANERLDEFRVDLKADYQRILASWDAADIEAFARLLGKFNESR
- a CDS encoding polysaccharide pyruvyl transferase family protein produces the protein MRIVVIGDVGVLEDMVHVGDEAMFDELVHQMVARGISDITAVSSNPAETTERYGVDAVPNIGFRTQTSSAERNERMDLVLRTAAGDQGLLEPGDSAFAVIEAIRASDGVAISGGGNMASTWPSHIFERGTIGEIARLLGKPLVVSGQTIGPHLEGEDRDLVARLLSSAEFVGLRESDSYDLCLELGVPEELLNKTVDDASFLAERITETTDRSPYCLVSLSTHTGDQPRELFVEHTAALLDEIVATTGLEIIFFAHFGSLVEGEVRGDTVIHEQVAARMTSTTATVLPNHSVDAAALARGAELILSSRYHPAVFAVSGGVPTIGIPVDDYTTTKLTGALGNFGQRGLVPAAELVAGAGPAAASAVWNDRAAIRSRGLEIAAAKRAESSAWWDRVAEAFVEGRD
- a CDS encoding MDR family MFS transporter, whose translation is MTHRQVLESLSGLLAGLFVAVLASTVVSTSLPKIISDLGGDQTAYTWVVVSTLLATTVSTPIWGKLSDLFNRKLLVQLAIVIFVVGSALAGLSQGTDTLIVWRVLQGLGAGGVISLVQVLISDIVSPRERGRYVGLLGAVLAVGTAGGPLLGGVITDTIGWRWNFYVAVPFAVLALILIQRTLTLPKRPKRKVSIDYFGAVLIAAGVSLLLIWVSLAGNQFEWGSLTSWVMAIGAAALLIAAVIVEISVKEPILPMNLFKNRSFTLVVVASLTVGVALFASSVFLSQYWQLSRGANPTQSGLLSLPQVVGSLVASTVIGTLISRSGKWKRWMVVGAALLTVGLSLMSTIRYDTEIVYVSIYLALMGLGLGMVMQNLVLVVQNSVDVRQVGAASSAVAFFRSLGGTLGVSILGAVLASQVGSHITSGISSISASPAELKSLASGTIPDVNSLSTPVRVLVESAYGQAIGEIFLIAAPLALITLLCIVFLPNAELGTKTGVQQLAETEAELALNVAGGEAIIPTTLTRPVPVVENATKKTDDA